In Marinicella rhabdoformis, one genomic interval encodes:
- a CDS encoding arylesterase: MVCVKINAMMYQMKFVLQKTVKLTTYLSFFLLLACGEKAAIELENQTTKSEVKQNAITILALGDSLTEGLGVAKDQNYPALLEQKLKQKGHKNIKVVNSGLSGETSSGLKARIDWVLQTSPDITILTIGANDAMRGLPTDLMEQNIAEIIEKLQASGSKVILGGMQIYDNLGKKYVTEFNAIYTRLAAQYEVPLMPFFLDGVAGDSKLNQADGIHPTTEGYAVIVEQNILPKLLPLLEATAKAQK; the protein is encoded by the coding sequence ATGGTTTGCGTTAAAATCAACGCCATGATGTATCAAATGAAATTCGTATTACAAAAAACTGTGAAATTAACGACCTACCTAAGCTTCTTTTTGTTGCTTGCTTGCGGTGAAAAGGCCGCGATTGAACTAGAAAATCAAACAACAAAATCGGAAGTGAAACAAAATGCCATCACCATTTTGGCTTTGGGTGATTCCTTGACCGAAGGTTTGGGGGTTGCCAAGGATCAGAACTACCCTGCATTGCTTGAACAAAAATTAAAGCAAAAAGGCCATAAAAACATCAAAGTGGTTAATTCAGGCTTGAGCGGGGAAACTTCTTCAGGTCTTAAGGCGCGAATTGACTGGGTATTACAAACCAGTCCTGACATCACCATTTTAACGATTGGTGCCAATGATGCCATGCGCGGCTTGCCGACTGACCTGATGGAACAAAACATCGCTGAGATCATAGAAAAGCTACAAGCGAGCGGCTCAAAAGTAATTCTCGGCGGCATGCAAATTTATGACAACTTAGGCAAAAAATACGTCACAGAATTCAACGCGATTTACACACGCCTTGCGGCACAATACGAAGTACCACTGATGCCTTTCTTTTTAGATGGTGTAGCAGGTGATTCAAAATTAAATCAAGCCGACGGCATCCACCCAACAACTGAAGGCTATGCTGTGATTGTTGAACAAAACATTTTACCAAAATTACTGCCTTTGCTTGAAGCCACTGCAAAGGCTCAAAAATAA
- a CDS encoding PLP-dependent transferase codes for MNSITTIFDSIKKLLKSLPQDWLKLTTHRLDIYNESEAKSEFLHELKALISQGKVNAESLAELPTAYDYIRLGHQLSSVLEWVLAEINQVPEAQVIAFASKTMPILAVLRKQAIKKQPTYIYYDGNQSPLIDETRLKNIYGYQYELIKVASQNEVPAHENAFVVFVTEKPMDENLSVYSNINATVNLHQSYGAYMVVHQGSTVAEIVSEIVAETVAAVQHVRRRESIAMSPLNCFNVLKEMVGFEAKTPRLASEAETTIAQDMVAQCIRDNTGSESTPLVASSGLSIQYAILMGLVEAAMSEHPDKPIKIILPPNCYGGTNDQSRRVADLIPQVGIVDLLVDGGADLVNSLETALASVAADDGVPIVLAEIPTNPRVEVPDMVLLGQSLSKKRQNAVGEAAVEPTFMVDQTFCPNVKLLHDESELVNVKTISFSSGSKFPSGGRCIAGYCAANQAADALMPIIASHLSLSDNQADTNQLNILAETMPSMPERIVEAYKKTHEFVSRIKALLPESKMFYVTDEIAERGFMPSVFSLDLPVKGASVEEKQAKQIELNKKFIQFMIEQHPESCKNCVSYGQLKGSYWTIPATSTQGTTKEDDKDYVVRASLAPDVNVDMLMASFEVFCRNEGLASIL; via the coding sequence TTGAATTCAATCACGACAATTTTTGATTCAATCAAAAAATTACTCAAAAGCCTGCCTCAAGATTGGCTGAAGCTGACCACGCACAGACTTGATATTTACAATGAATCTGAGGCGAAGTCAGAATTTTTACATGAATTGAAAGCTTTGATTTCTCAGGGAAAAGTCAATGCTGAAAGCTTGGCTGAGTTACCCACGGCTTATGACTACATTCGCTTGGGTCACCAGTTATCGAGTGTGTTGGAGTGGGTTTTGGCTGAGATTAATCAAGTGCCTGAGGCGCAGGTGATAGCCTTTGCTTCAAAAACCATGCCTATTCTGGCGGTTTTACGAAAGCAAGCGATCAAGAAACAACCCACCTACATTTATTATGATGGCAATCAGTCTCCACTCATTGATGAAACAAGATTAAAAAATATTTATGGCTATCAGTATGAGTTAATTAAAGTGGCGTCTCAAAATGAAGTGCCAGCCCATGAAAATGCTTTTGTTGTTTTTGTTACTGAAAAACCCATGGATGAGAACCTCAGCGTATACTCGAATATCAATGCGACAGTGAATTTACACCAGTCTTATGGTGCTTATATGGTGGTTCACCAAGGTTCAACTGTGGCTGAGATAGTGTCTGAGATAGTGGCTGAAACTGTGGCTGCTGTTCAACATGTCAGGCGCCGTGAGTCGATCGCGATGTCACCTTTGAATTGTTTCAATGTGCTGAAAGAAATGGTGGGTTTTGAAGCAAAAACGCCACGGTTGGCCAGTGAAGCTGAAACCACAATTGCTCAAGACATGGTGGCACAATGTATCCGTGACAACACCGGCAGTGAATCCACACCTTTGGTGGCATCAAGTGGTTTGTCGATTCAATACGCCATTTTGATGGGTTTGGTTGAAGCAGCCATGTCCGAACATCCTGATAAACCGATCAAAATCATCCTACCGCCCAATTGTTATGGTGGCACCAATGACCAATCACGGCGTGTGGCTGATTTGATTCCACAAGTCGGTATTGTTGATTTATTGGTCGATGGTGGTGCCGATTTGGTTAATAGTTTAGAAACGGCTTTGGCTTCGGTCGCAGCAGATGATGGTGTGCCAATTGTGCTGGCAGAAATCCCAACCAACCCGCGCGTAGAAGTGCCAGACATGGTTCTGTTGGGCCAGAGCCTGAGCAAGAAACGTCAAAATGCCGTTGGAGAAGCCGCTGTAGAGCCAACTTTCATGGTAGACCAAACCTTCTGCCCCAATGTGAAGTTGTTGCATGATGAAAGTGAGTTGGTGAATGTGAAAACCATATCATTTTCCAGTGGTTCAAAATTCCCCAGTGGCGGACGTTGTATCGCGGGATATTGTGCTGCTAATCAAGCTGCCGATGCCTTGATGCCTATAATCGCATCGCATTTGTCTTTGTCAGATAACCAGGCAGATACCAATCAGCTGAACATCTTGGCCGAAACCATGCCTTCGATGCCAGAGCGCATTGTTGAAGCATACAAAAAGACCCATGAATTTGTCAGCCGCATCAAAGCCTTATTGCCCGAATCAAAAATGTTTTATGTCACCGATGAAATTGCCGAAAGGGGTTTTATGCCCTCGGTCTTTTCATTGGATCTGCCTGTTAAGGGCGCTTCAGTTGAAGAAAAACAAGCCAAGCAAATTGAATTGAATAAAAAGTTCATTCAATTCATGATTGAACAACACCCAGAATCTTGCAAAAACTGCGTCAGCTACGGCCAACTCAAAGGCAGTTATTGGACCATTCCCGCCACTTCTACCCAAGGCACCACAAAAGAAGACGACAAAGACTACGTTGTCCGAGCCTCATTGGCCCCTGATGTCAATGTGGATATGTTAATGGCATCTTTTGAAGTATTTTGTCGTAATGAAGGATTGGCTTCAATTTTGTGA
- a CDS encoding ABC transporter ATP-binding protein, translating to MSNTKNAVLTAHNIHKSFKIENRQLDILKDISLSIADGEFVAIMGKSGSGKSTLLSILAGLDQTSSGHVVLNGDDLSKLSEEDLAVKRQSDIGFVFQSFHLIPTLSVAENIAFPLSIARNPNPDRVEELINAVELSHRSDSMPNQLSGGEKQRTAIARALVASPKILFADEPTGNLDEKNAKQVMQLLLNLQQASSTALIIVTHDPALAAMADRTITIKDGQLA from the coding sequence ATGTCAAATACTAAAAACGCTGTTCTTACAGCACACAACATCCACAAATCATTCAAAATTGAAAATCGCCAATTAGACATACTGAAAGACATTTCATTATCAATTGCTGATGGAGAGTTTGTTGCCATCATGGGTAAATCAGGTTCGGGTAAATCAACCTTATTAAGCATTTTGGCCGGCCTTGATCAAACCTCTTCAGGTCATGTGGTGCTGAATGGCGATGATTTATCGAAATTAAGCGAAGAAGATTTGGCAGTTAAAAGGCAATCAGATATCGGCTTTGTGTTCCAATCATTCCACCTGATTCCAACCTTGTCAGTGGCTGAGAATATCGCTTTTCCTCTCAGCATTGCAAGAAACCCAAATCCAGACAGAGTCGAAGAATTAATCAATGCTGTCGAATTATCACACCGTTCAGACAGCATGCCGAACCAATTATCAGGCGGCGAGAAACAACGCACCGCCATTGCTCGTGCTTTGGTTGCTTCACCCAAAATTTTATTTGCTGACGAACCTACCGGTAACTTGGATGAGAAAAATGCCAAACAAGTGATGCAATTGTTACTCAATTTGCAACAAGCATCGAGCACCGCTTTGATCATTGTCACTCATGATCCGGCTTTGGCTGCCATGGCCGACCGCACCATCACCATTAAAGATGGTCAACTCGCATGA
- a CDS encoding glutathione S-transferase family protein, producing the protein MIKKLKLYHYPATRSARVRWALYETVGDDFETEIVELYKGDQYRESYQKKNPNRNVPMLEITMDNGEVMHMLESAAMVEWLADAFPGKRLAPKPGLFLARADYLQMLHFASTWMDMMLWQVRIHEHVLPTAETDARTIARYRNKMRTEVEPQLAARLDKTPYICGESFSAADIIIGHNVTWARGYQMCQSEVFRGYLSRISKRPAFQKAFADAKAFNPELPNRDHPAGQFSG; encoded by the coding sequence ATGATTAAAAAACTCAAACTTTACCATTATCCCGCCACTCGAAGTGCTCGAGTTCGATGGGCTTTATATGAAACTGTGGGTGATGATTTTGAAACAGAAATCGTGGAATTGTACAAAGGTGATCAGTACCGCGAATCATACCAAAAGAAAAATCCAAACCGCAATGTGCCGATGCTAGAAATCACCATGGATAATGGTGAAGTGATGCACATGCTTGAAAGTGCTGCGATGGTTGAATGGTTGGCCGATGCATTCCCTGGAAAACGCTTGGCTCCTAAACCTGGATTATTTTTGGCACGTGCAGACTACCTTCAAATGCTGCATTTCGCTTCCACCTGGATGGACATGATGTTGTGGCAGGTGCGGATTCATGAACATGTGTTGCCCACGGCTGAAACTGATGCCAGAACGATAGCACGCTATCGCAACAAAATGCGCACAGAGGTTGAGCCACAATTAGCGGCGAGATTGGATAAAACACCTTACATCTGTGGTGAAAGCTTTTCGGCTGCTGATATCATCATTGGTCATAACGTTACTTGGGCACGTGGTTATCAAATGTGTCAAAGTGAAGTGTTTAGAGGTTACTTGTCGCGAATTTCAAAACGTCCCGCGTTTCAAAAAGCTTTTGCAGATGCCAAAGCGTTTAATCCAGAACTACCCAACAGGGATCACCCTGCTGGACAGTTTTCTGGGTGA
- the hemH gene encoding ferrochelatase has translation MRYRNTKPGDHGSASKIGILLVNLGTPDAPEAGALRRYLKPFLSDPRVVEPTMPRWIWWLILNGVILNVRPSKSAKAYQTVWDHYGEGTGSPLLHVSQLQHQAISDALDSDHYACALAMSYGNPSIQKAMLELKDQNISQLLVLPLYPQYSATTTGAVFDAVTKELQTWRQLPELRFVNQYHDDPLYIDALKQSVLKHWEINGQADQLIMSFHGIPQRYLNNGDPYFCHCHKTGRLLAETLGLSKEQYQVTFQSIFGREPWLQPYTNETLKALPGKGIKNVQLICPGFSADCLETLEEISVENREYFEEAGGKEYSYIPALNDNQVHIKTLLSVIEKHTVNWKPVSPNHKAYQHIKLK, from the coding sequence TTGCGGTATCGAAACACAAAGCCTGGTGATCATGGGTCTGCCAGCAAAATAGGAATCCTTTTGGTTAATTTGGGCACGCCAGATGCACCAGAAGCAGGCGCATTGCGTCGTTATTTAAAACCATTTTTATCTGACCCTCGGGTGGTTGAGCCGACTATGCCGCGCTGGATTTGGTGGTTGATACTCAATGGTGTGATTTTAAATGTGCGTCCCAGTAAGTCAGCGAAAGCTTACCAAACCGTTTGGGATCACTATGGTGAAGGCACCGGTTCACCATTGCTACATGTCAGTCAACTACAACATCAAGCCATTTCGGATGCTTTAGATTCAGATCATTATGCCTGTGCATTGGCCATGAGTTATGGTAATCCGTCAATCCAAAAGGCGATGCTGGAATTAAAAGATCAAAACATCAGTCAATTATTGGTACTGCCATTGTATCCTCAATATTCTGCCACCACCACTGGGGCAGTGTTTGATGCGGTGACCAAAGAATTACAGACGTGGCGACAGTTGCCTGAATTGCGGTTCGTTAATCAGTACCATGATGATCCCTTGTATATTGATGCTTTGAAACAGTCGGTTTTAAAACATTGGGAGATAAACGGCCAAGCAGATCAACTGATTATGTCTTTTCATGGTATTCCACAAAGGTATTTAAACAATGGTGATCCGTATTTTTGCCATTGTCACAAAACGGGTCGCTTATTGGCTGAGACATTGGGCTTGTCTAAAGAACAATACCAAGTCACTTTCCAATCGATTTTTGGTCGAGAACCTTGGTTACAGCCCTATACCAACGAAACACTTAAAGCCTTGCCTGGCAAAGGAATAAAAAATGTTCAATTGATTTGTCCGGGGTTTTCAGCCGATTGTTTGGAAACCTTAGAAGAGATTTCCGTTGAAAATCGTGAATATTTCGAAGAAGCCGGTGGTAAGGAATACAGCTACATCCCTGCTTTGAATGACAACCAAGTCCACATCAAAACTTTGTTGTCAGTGATTGAAAAACACACGGTTAATTGGAAGCCTGTGTCTCCAAATCACAAGGCTTACCAACACATTAAATTAAAATAA
- a CDS encoding dienelactone hydrolase family protein, with amino-acid sequence MKAVDNRDKSIHIPQEAFDWYDQYAHGGMDRRTFMKKLGTLTALGFSLPFLTSALLPNYALAEQVSFNDEDILATYEQFDSPEGHGKGQGYLVKPTTDQKSYPVVLVIHENRGLNPYVKDVARRLAKAGFLAFAPDALFPVGGYPGNDDEGRTLQRGLDRAKIQNDFVAAARYLKSHELSNGKLGAVGFCFGGYMVNYLAAVDSDLLSAGVPFYGTPASKELRKNIKAPLMIQLGALDERVNASWPEYESDLKANQVDYQMFMYENAHHGFHNDSTSRYNKEQADLAWQRTVEFFAQNLK; translated from the coding sequence ATGAAAGCCGTAGACAATAGAGACAAATCAATACACATTCCCCAAGAAGCCTTTGATTGGTATGACCAATACGCGCATGGTGGTATGGATCGACGGACATTCATGAAAAAGTTGGGGACATTGACTGCTTTGGGTTTTTCCCTGCCTTTTTTGACCAGTGCTTTGTTACCCAACTATGCTTTGGCCGAGCAGGTTTCGTTCAATGACGAGGATATTCTTGCCACTTATGAACAGTTTGATTCGCCTGAAGGCCATGGCAAGGGGCAAGGTTATTTGGTCAAACCAACAACAGATCAAAAATCTTATCCTGTGGTTTTGGTGATTCACGAGAATCGAGGTTTGAATCCCTACGTCAAAGACGTGGCAAGGCGCTTGGCGAAGGCTGGATTTTTGGCTTTTGCTCCAGATGCTTTATTTCCTGTCGGTGGTTATCCGGGCAATGACGATGAAGGACGTACACTGCAAAGGGGATTGGACCGGGCCAAAATCCAAAACGATTTTGTGGCGGCAGCTCGGTATTTGAAATCACATGAACTGAGCAATGGCAAATTGGGTGCCGTTGGTTTTTGTTTCGGTGGTTATATGGTCAATTACTTGGCCGCTGTGGACAGTGATTTATTGTCAGCCGGTGTGCCATTCTACGGAACACCGGCCAGTAAAGAACTGCGCAAGAACATCAAAGCACCGTTGATGATTCAATTGGGCGCACTCGATGAGCGAGTTAATGCCTCTTGGCCTGAGTATGAATCTGACCTCAAAGCCAACCAAGTGGACTACCAAATGTTCATGTATGAAAATGCCCATCACGGCTTTCACAATGATTCGACCAGCCGTTACAACAAAGAACAAGCTGATTTGGCTTGGCAGCGAACGGTGGAATTTTTTGCCCAAAATTTAAAATAA
- a CDS encoding FG-GAP repeat protein translates to MTHFNKIKLLFVLLISSIQVTAYADKSFPFDQQRPSSVSDKNWASLKAAVQEAKLIPILGNSADHFGSSVSIEGTRALIGAKLADESGNLSGSAYVFELVNDDWIQTTQLIPTDGGEFDRFGYSVSLSGDRALIGAYFNQNNNISTGSAYVFELIDGDWVQTSKLFVNDATSTEYFGWSVSLQGDRALVGAQSGRVNGINTGSAYVFDFINNNWIQSSKLTATDGLANDRFGFSLSLGYDKALIGATENSVNGTKTGAAYIFDFDGALWSQTSKLIADDGTEGDQFGNSVVLSNNRAVIGARYDDETGNGSGSAYVFDYNEGMWSQPTKLSANDAAPGNIFGASVAAYGDKIIIGASNLINNGVGAAYLFELDQGIWNQTNKFTPNDGANGDSFGIAVSMNLDRVLVGSSLNIGNNIDSGSAYVFNLDPQYKVTGQITGLAFENSIVIQNNGTDDLFLDSNGAFTFATKLSDETNYEVSVLTQPNSPNQTCTISNPIGVINGSDVFVNVVCTTDTYFIGGQVSGLFNNSTVVLQNNMQDDTVITCNGPFVFTTSLDDLSSYSATILSQPQSPIGECMLSQANGMVSGDDVISIELTCEYDTAGDFLFRNGFDGSLLCEPKPQQQ, encoded by the coding sequence TTGACACACTTCAATAAAATCAAACTACTCTTTGTATTGCTTATCTCTAGCATTCAAGTGACCGCATATGCTGACAAAAGCTTTCCTTTTGATCAACAACGACCATCAAGTGTCAGTGATAAGAATTGGGCATCTTTAAAAGCTGCAGTTCAAGAAGCTAAATTAATACCTATTTTAGGCAATTCTGCCGATCATTTCGGCAGCAGTGTTTCCATAGAAGGCACACGTGCATTGATTGGTGCAAAACTAGCTGATGAAAGTGGAAACTTATCTGGTTCCGCATATGTTTTTGAGCTGGTTAACGATGATTGGATTCAAACCACTCAGCTGATACCAACTGATGGAGGTGAATTTGATCGTTTCGGGTATTCTGTGAGCCTTTCTGGAGACAGGGCTCTGATAGGTGCTTATTTTAACCAAAACAATAACATAAGTACTGGCTCAGCTTATGTTTTTGAGTTAATAGATGGTGACTGGGTTCAAACCAGCAAATTATTTGTAAATGACGCCACTTCTACAGAATATTTTGGCTGGTCAGTCAGCCTCCAAGGGGACAGGGCTTTGGTTGGTGCCCAGAGTGGTAGAGTTAATGGAATCAATACAGGATCTGCTTACGTCTTTGATTTCATCAATAACAATTGGATTCAAAGCAGTAAACTAACAGCAACTGATGGTTTGGCAAACGACCGATTCGGTTTTTCTTTGAGCCTTGGCTATGACAAGGCATTGATAGGCGCAACAGAAAATTCAGTGAATGGAACAAAAACTGGTGCAGCATATATTTTTGATTTTGATGGAGCCCTTTGGTCTCAAACCAGTAAATTAATTGCAGACGATGGCACAGAAGGCGATCAATTTGGCAATTCTGTGGTGCTTTCAAATAACAGGGCCGTTATTGGAGCCAGATATGACGATGAAACGGGGAACGGATCTGGTTCAGCCTACGTCTTTGACTACAATGAAGGCATGTGGTCTCAACCCACAAAATTATCGGCTAATGATGCAGCTCCAGGAAATATATTTGGTGCCTCTGTAGCTGCGTATGGTGATAAAATCATCATCGGTGCGTCCAATTTGATTAACAATGGGGTTGGTGCAGCTTATTTGTTTGAACTCGACCAGGGAATTTGGAATCAAACCAATAAATTTACCCCCAATGATGGAGCGAATGGAGATAGTTTTGGCATTGCCGTCAGCATGAACCTTGACCGAGTTTTGGTTGGTTCTAGTTTAAATATTGGAAACAATATAGACTCAGGTTCAGCTTATGTTTTCAACTTAGACCCACAATACAAAGTGACTGGACAAATCACTGGTCTGGCCTTCGAAAACAGTATTGTGATACAAAACAATGGAACTGACGACTTATTTCTGGATTCCAACGGCGCTTTTACTTTTGCCACCAAATTATCTGATGAAACAAACTACGAAGTTTCTGTATTAACCCAACCCAATTCCCCCAACCAAACTTGCACTATAAGCAACCCCATTGGAGTCATCAATGGCTCAGACGTCTTTGTCAATGTCGTTTGTACAACAGACACTTATTTTATCGGTGGTCAGGTCAGTGGGTTATTTAACAACAGCACGGTGGTTTTACAAAATAACATGCAAGACGACACAGTCATTACATGTAATGGACCCTTTGTGTTCACTACATCACTTGATGATTTATCATCCTATTCAGCAACAATTTTGTCACAACCCCAATCCCCCATTGGTGAATGTATGCTGAGTCAAGCCAATGGAATGGTTTCGGGTGATGATGTGATTTCAATAGAACTCACATGTGAATACGACACAGCAGGGGATTTTTTGTTCAGAAACGGATTTGACGGATCGCTTTTGTGTGAACCAAAACCTCAACAACAGTAA
- a CDS encoding ABC transporter permease: MNQKNNDIAGQLNGANLSRLVVWREWFGHGIYPILFCFSLLVSLGAYLTLDSLQTAVDEYIIGNQKAMVGGDVIVQSNAPFTEDIEAQLSTINDENLVIDHQFNAMAYAGDASLLVRIKSVDDSYPLYGNLLLSKGKNVTETLTPGSVLVERQVLTGLELSIGDALQIGESSFTIADEIIEEPDRPLTAFGFGARVMMSNNDLADTGLMGQKSRVTFRAEIKADPTTIPELVATFKTLTENTKVRVSTADDANTSISLLSNNFLNFLKLLVVAVIVLSGVGLMSVVKAFVNRQQQTNAIRRALGEPMKQLKNSYYSLLLMMTVVAVVMASLLSMAVLYFGYDVFAAIIPAQVTLSLSPLSVLKVSVIALGLTFLMTHSTIQSLTQIKPVAVLHAQESEAANWSFSKTWLLVALTCLYLLLSLELASWWQGLQVTGGLIAIALVFWLFSLAMLKALKSLVNKGWINHWLMKLSVQNIFRKGNHSMLFFTTLSMAVMVMGSIAALDHTIEQQLVNTYPEESPNMFLLDVQSDQHDTLDELIGEAVIGDSLTYYPVIRARIESVNGVAVEELVEKLGRYDNLMRVFNLSYADEVLPTEKLTDSLVDNSLFEGLDNDVTPISILNSFAEFLQVGLNDQITFNIQGIKKTVKIASVRERHQRGPSPFFYFIFQAEVMKNAPQIQFATAQVPADRVPELQTAIAKALPGITTLDGASIAKQLKGFVDQLTQLIQIFTGLSIVAGLMIFATSLVSTSQDRLKDSAYFRLMGMQSKDLYAINVIEFVLLGLLAFVAGGSLAWLASYLITTQWFALPFTFPWALALQASLVLFIVLVIISLSYGRFVIKSNVMNLVKKMVG, translated from the coding sequence ATGAATCAAAAAAACAATGACATTGCGGGTCAATTAAATGGAGCCAATTTAAGCCGTCTTGTTGTCTGGCGTGAATGGTTTGGTCATGGGATTTACCCGATACTCTTTTGCTTCAGTTTGTTGGTGTCTTTGGGCGCTTATTTAACATTGGATTCATTACAAACGGCAGTCGATGAATATATTATTGGCAACCAAAAAGCCATGGTCGGTGGTGATGTGATTGTTCAGTCGAATGCACCGTTTACCGAAGACATCGAAGCACAGCTAAGCACCATTAACGATGAAAACCTGGTCATCGACCACCAGTTCAACGCCATGGCATATGCCGGTGATGCTTCTTTATTGGTGCGCATCAAATCGGTCGATGACAGTTACCCGCTGTATGGTAATTTGTTGTTATCCAAAGGCAAAAACGTCACAGAAACATTAACGCCCGGTTCTGTTTTGGTCGAACGTCAAGTGCTGACTGGTTTGGAATTGTCCATTGGTGATGCGCTGCAAATTGGCGAATCTTCATTCACCATTGCCGATGAAATCATTGAAGAACCAGACCGCCCATTGACCGCATTTGGCTTTGGTGCACGTGTCATGATGAGCAACAATGACTTGGCTGACACAGGCTTGATGGGACAAAAAAGTCGCGTCACGTTCAGGGCAGAAATCAAAGCCGATCCAACTACAATTCCAGAATTGGTTGCCACATTCAAAACGCTGACCGAGAATACCAAAGTCAGAGTCTCCACAGCAGATGACGCCAATACCAGCATTTCATTATTGAGTAATAACTTCCTCAACTTTTTGAAGCTACTGGTGGTAGCGGTCATCGTGCTTTCAGGTGTCGGTCTGATGAGCGTAGTCAAAGCCTTCGTCAACAGACAGCAGCAAACCAACGCCATTCGCCGTGCCCTCGGCGAACCGATGAAACAATTGAAAAACTCCTATTACAGCCTGTTGTTAATGATGACAGTGGTTGCTGTGGTAATGGCATCACTGCTCAGCATGGCAGTGTTGTATTTTGGTTATGATGTGTTCGCAGCCATCATTCCTGCGCAAGTGACTTTAAGCCTGTCACCTTTAAGTGTTTTAAAAGTGTCAGTGATTGCTTTGGGTTTGACCTTTTTGATGACCCACAGCACCATTCAGTCTTTAACTCAGATTAAACCTGTGGCCGTTTTACATGCCCAAGAAAGCGAAGCAGCCAATTGGTCATTTTCTAAAACTTGGCTGTTGGTGGCTTTGACTTGTTTGTATTTGTTGTTGTCCTTGGAGCTGGCTTCTTGGTGGCAGGGCTTACAAGTCACTGGTGGTTTGATTGCCATAGCTTTGGTTTTTTGGCTGTTCAGTTTGGCCATGCTCAAAGCACTCAAATCTTTGGTTAACAAAGGTTGGATTAACCACTGGCTGATGAAGCTTTCGGTTCAAAACATTTTCCGCAAAGGCAACCATTCGATGTTGTTTTTCACCACCTTATCGATGGCAGTGATGGTCATGGGCAGCATTGCCGCTCTGGATCACACCATTGAACAGCAACTGGTTAACACCTACCCTGAAGAATCGCCCAACATGTTTCTGCTTGATGTACAAAGCGACCAACATGACACATTGGATGAATTGATTGGTGAGGCCGTGATTGGTGATTCATTGACTTATTATCCTGTGATTCGTGCCAGAATCGAATCAGTTAACGGTGTGGCAGTGGAAGAACTGGTGGAAAAGCTGGGCCGCTATGATAATTTGATGCGCGTGTTTAACCTCAGTTATGCCGATGAAGTGCTGCCGACAGAAAAGCTCACCGACAGTCTGGTAGATAACAGTTTGTTCGAAGGTTTAGACAATGACGTTACACCAATTTCCATATTGAATTCGTTTGCTGAATTCCTGCAAGTTGGCTTGAATGACCAAATCACCTTCAACATCCAAGGCATAAAGAAAACCGTCAAAATCGCCAGTGTACGAGAACGGCACCAGCGTGGACCCAGCCCGTTTTTCTACTTTATTTTTCAAGCAGAAGTGATGAAAAATGCGCCACAAATTCAGTTCGCCACAGCACAAGTACCTGCCGATCGTGTACCTGAATTACAAACGGCGATTGCCAAAGCATTACCCGGCATCACCACATTGGATGGCGCCAGTATTGCCAAACAACTGAAAGGCTTTGTTGACCAGTTGACGCAATTGATACAAATATTTACCGGTTTGAGTATTGTCGCTGGCCTGATGATATTTGCCACTTCGCTGGTATCGACCTCTCAAGATCGGCTCAAAGACAGCGCCTACTTCCGCCTCATGGGCATGCAAAGTAAAGACCTCTACGCCATCAATGTGATTGAGTTTGTGCTGTTGGGTTTGTTGGCTTTTGTCGCCGGTGGCTCGTTGGCGTGGTTGGCCTCGTATTTGATCACCACCCAATGGTTCGCCCTGCCCTTCACTTTCCCATGGGCATTGGCACTACAAGCCAGCTTGGTGTTGTTTATCGTCTTGGTCATCATCAGCCTCAGCTACGGCCGCTTTGTCATCAAATCCAATGTCATGAACTTGGTGAAGAAAATGGTGGGCTAG